TGTTCCCGCCGCATTTCAAGGACCTCGGACACCTCGTGCAGGTGCCGCGGGCTGTGCTGGTCCGGGCTGATGCCCAGGGCCATGGAGCGCCGCCACGACTCCACCAGCGGCGTGGGGATCTCGGGCCGCGGGACACCGGCGATGACCAGCTCGTGCGCGCGCCGCAGCGTCCGTGCGTACCGCGCCGGGTCCGAAAACCTCTGGCCGTAGTCCACCGTTTCCTCCTCGCAGCCGGCTCCCTTGCCGGATCCGTGTAACGCCGCTGTTACCCACGCCGGGTTCAACTAGTGATGCAGCGCACGCCCGCCCCAGCATATCGGGCAGGCGGGGCCCATGAAACAGCACAAAGGAGTGGAGATGACCCAAACACCCACGGCTGCCGCCCAGGCCTGGCTTGCCGGGCTGGATGAGGCGCTGCAGCGGCGCGACGTGGACGCCGCGCTGGAGCTCTTCGAGGACGACTGCTACTGGCGGGACTTCGTGGCGTTCACCTGGAACCTCAGGACGCTGGAAGGAAAGGCAGACATCCGCCGCATGCTGGAGGCCACCCTGGACCGCGTGCAGCTTACCAACTGGGCGCTCGCCGAGGACGCCACCGGCGGCACGGAGAACACGGAAGCGTGGATCACGTTCGAGACCGGCGCGGCCCGCGGCTACGGCCACCTCCGGCTCCGGGACGGCAAATGCTGGACGCTGCTGACCACCATGCAGGAGCTCAAGGGCTTCGAGGAAAAGAAGGGTCCGCGGCGCGAGCAGGGCGTGGCCCACGAGATTGTCCGGGGGCGCCGGTCCTGGAAGGAGCTCAAGGAGGAGCAGGAGGCGCGGCTGGGCTACGAGGAGCAGCCCTACTGCGTGATCATCGGCGGCGGCCAGGGCGGGATTGGCCTCGCCGCCCGGCTGAAGCGGCTTGGCGTGCCGACCATCATCGTCGAGAAGAACCAGAACCCCGGCGACTCCTGGCGCAACCGCTACAAGTCCCTGCACCTGCACGACCCCGTCTGGTACGACCACCTGCCCTACCTGAAGTTCCCGGACGACTGGCCCGTCTTCGCCGCCAAGGACAAGATCGGTGACTGGCTGGAGCATTACACCCGCATCATGGAGCTGAACTACTGGTCCGGCACCGAGTGCGTGGGGGCTGCGTACGACGACGGCACACAGGAATGGGCGGTCAACGTCCTTCGCAACGGCGAACCAGTGACACTCCGGCCTAAGCAGCTGGTCTTCGCCCTGGGCGTCTCCGGCTACCCGAACATCCCCACGTTTGACGGCGCCGGGTCCTTCCTGGGCGAGCAGCGGCACTCCTCCCAGCACCCGGGCGGCGGGGACTGGACGGG
This region of Arthrobacter sp. DNA4 genomic DNA includes:
- a CDS encoding NAD(P)/FAD-dependent oxidoreductase encodes the protein MTQTPTAAAQAWLAGLDEALQRRDVDAALELFEDDCYWRDFVAFTWNLRTLEGKADIRRMLEATLDRVQLTNWALAEDATGGTENTEAWITFETGAARGYGHLRLRDGKCWTLLTTMQELKGFEEKKGPRREQGVAHEIVRGRRSWKELKEEQEARLGYEEQPYCVIIGGGQGGIGLAARLKRLGVPTIIVEKNQNPGDSWRNRYKSLHLHDPVWYDHLPYLKFPDDWPVFAAKDKIGDWLEHYTRIMELNYWSGTECVGAAYDDGTQEWAVNVLRNGEPVTLRPKQLVFALGVSGYPNIPTFDGAGSFLGEQRHSSQHPGGGDWTGKKAVVIGSNNSAHDICADLWEHGADVTMVQRSSTHIARSESLMDLALGDLYSERALAAGVTTEKADLLFASLPMRVLPGAQVPVYQEMASRDAGFYSQLEAAGFDLDFGVDGSGLFVKYLRRGSGYYIDVGASQLIIDGRVKLKNGQVTKITGNAVVMDDGTELEADLIVYATGYGSMNGWLADLVSPEIADRVGKCWGYGSDTPKDPGPWEGELRNMWKPTNVPNLWIHGGNLHQSRHYSAYLALQLKARMEGLDTPVYELQPSHHTR